GAGACTTGACATGTGGGTTTAATGCAAAACGGGTCGATGCAGTTGGATCCAGCACATGGGCCTGACATTCTTGGAGGGTCCATTGGGCCTGATGAAGGTGATTGCAGGAGAGTAGGATTTACAGAACAACGAAGAGAAAGATCGAAGTCTGTGAGCATTATGTGACCGTCTTGTCGTACTAGAATGTTCTCTGGTTTTAGGTCTCGGTATATGATTCCGAGCATATGCAAATATTCCAAAGCAAGAAGAACTTCAGCAACATAGAATCTGTAAATAGCATCAAATAAGTAAAAGATTATATCTTCTtttccaaaaaaaataaaatataataaaataaaataaaataggagACTTAATATGAACATACTAAATTCACTTTGATTCACTTTCAACCCATTTTGAACCATTTCAAGCTAAAACTTATTATTATCCATTTAGAAGCAAACAGGCAAAAAACACCACCTCTACAGCCTACATAATAGTTCCACACCAACAAACAACAGTGTAGAGAATATCTAGTAACGGAAACTTAagatgcgtttgataaaactgaatgattaacCACTaaatggttcataatctgaatgattttaAGGTTCTGCATGAATTTGGTTCTGAATGAGAATAACCTGCTtagtaatcatttttaaagaataACGTGTATGatataaaattaccttattaaccttTTGCGTTAATAAAAAAAACATTATAGTTGTTTGATAAGCATTCTTAAGAGgatatattacataaaatttaagtTCTTAATGGTTAACAAACCATTTCCATTTCAACTCTGAATGATTTAGCATTCAGCGTTGAACTATTTAATTAAATATGAGATAACGAACGCATGATTTCGGTCTTACCTTGCTGCTGGTTCGTGATAATATCTGCCAGGTTGCTTTTGTCGAAGTACATGCAGATCACCACCAGGACAATACTCCATAACCAAACAAGATAAGTTCTCCGATACAAAATTCGCATAAAGAGTCGGTAAAAAAGGATGATCAAGACTTCGCAAAATCTCTCGTTCAGCGTGCGCTCTCGGCATCTTTTTCCTTCTCTCCAAAAACTCATTATCCATCACTTTAATCGCATACAAACAATTTGTACCAACCAATTCAGCAAGATAAACTGTACCAATATCACCACATCCCAACTTCTTCAACAAACTAAAATGTCTCAACCCTAAAAACCCGTTCCGTTTCATCACGTTTCGAATTGCTTGCCACCTTAGATCCATTGACATATGAGGCCTGTTACCAATACTACACCTGCTCATATTACTATCTTCACTAATACTTGTACTACTACTATATTCACCAATGCTACTATTTGAACTTTGGGTGAACTCTGATTTATCTCCACTTTTTGAAATCGTGTTACTGTATACAACCGGTTCGTTTGTACCACTCGCATTGGTAGTTATACATGAAGGCGGGTTTTGTTCCTTTTGTGCATCTTTTAAAGCACAATGACATCTTTCACATACCAAATTATCATTCTTAACGGTTGCAGAAGGCGAAACCGGCCTAGATTTCTTCTTAACCGCGTATTTGTTTCTAATAACTGTTTTCACCATAGCCCGTTTTGCAGAATTAGATGAAGGCCCGTTTTGTAGCTTGGCTTTTCGCCTTAACTTCATAACTGGTTTGTTTACTGCCTTAATTGTCTTATCTTCAGAACCAATTATAACTGAATTTGATGACACGTCAGCAACGTTACTGCAAGAACCTGAACTAACAGAAACAACGCTTTTCTCTTGTACAGGCTCAAGCTCGATCACTGAAGAATCAATTTCGGTTTCCGGTTCTTGTAAAATCTGATTCAACAGAACTGCAGGGCCcacttttttcgttgactttgacttcatCTTGGGGTCTTGCAAGTACTTAGGTGTTGTTTTTGACATACTCGATGTACTTGCTTCATAAACGACATCTTTAACATCTTCAATCTCAGTTACAGATGTACCAGATTCAACTGATTTAACCAATCTGTACACGATTGGCGGTTTACCAGATTCAGACAAAGCAGGGGACCCGGGAGGTTTTGATAACCGTTTTAAGGCGGCCATTTCTGACGCATGTGAAATGCTAAGTCCCCTTAACGcctgttttaacgaaacgtgttcCGAGTATCCAACACCAGATGAAGATGATGTACTCATTCTCATCGGTTTCTTCATTGGATTTCGTCTTGGTGTGGTGCCAGGTGTCTCATTCGAAAGAGTCAAACCATGGAATGATGTTCTGACATTTATACCCTCAAACAGTTTGTTAATATCGTCTTCTATCGATTTACTACCCATAGGCTTTTTCCCTTTGTCATTAACCTTATCTTGATAATTTTTCTTGGAATAATCACTTGATTTTGGCTCATCGTTTAACTCGACAATCTCACAAGTACGATTTGAACCCATCTAGTTAAGCACCCGTAGATAAACGCTTTTACTACACAGATTTATAAAATTACGAAGCTAAATACATTATTCATCCTTCTCTCATGAATCACAACTAGTACCCAGATGTGATGACATCATCAAGTTAATTACTGTCAGTTAAAATGTGCACCAAATCCTGCAAATGTAACAAATTTAAAACTTAGTCAACCCTGTCACTACCTCTTCCATGAGGATCCCTTACATCATTATTTTTTAAAATGTAAAACATGCTAGTGCAACTCAGTACCATGAAAACAATTCTAATTTTTATGTACAATTTATCaagttgataataatgataatagtaaataaaaagaaaaattacAATAGAAAAACCATTTTCCATTCTTACTtagctttttatttaatttaatatttaatatcatCAAATCAACAAGAAAGATAGTTGCATAAGATCATGAATTTACACAAAAAGAAAAAGTGAAAAAAATTAAAATCAGCCAAATCTGCTTATGAATCCCATATGTGTTTTTATCTATTGATCTTTGCTACTGCTTAAATTAAGTACatcaataaataaaattatgtcatAATCAATCAAAAGATGTAAACTTTTTAACGCATAGCAGCAAATCAAgagaaataataaaaaatattaatgtCGTAATCAATATTTTCCCCAAGaagattaaaaaataaaaaaactagtggtggttgacaacaTAAGATCTGCTGAACCTGATCCTAGATATAGCAAAATATCATACAGCAGCTACAGATAAATGTAACAAATAATTCAAATTAATTCACAAACTAAGTAACTAAAACATTGAAATTTAGTATTGAAAACAAACCTAATCAATCTGGAAGCAGAAAGCTTACAATCAGGAAAAGTTGGTGAATAAGTAGTTACATGAACGATTGAATTTGAATGTAGATTTCAAGAGATCTGGAGATATGAAGTCAAAAAgttgaatttttttttgaaaattatgaGAAATGGGAGTTTGTGAAAGTAGAAACCCTAAGCAGAGAGTATCTAAGAGAGAGATAGAGATTGAAAAAGAAAGAGGTGAGAatataatattactattaaaataataaaatatatattaataattaatttaataaatagGAGATACGTATGTTTTACTGTTTTAGTGTGATGTATAAAGGCGGAAAACGTACAAGTAAAAACATATTGACCCCACATCACATCACACTACACCATATAAGAACATATATTTATTTCATTTGTTTCGGACATTAATTATTGAGTAATACTGTATTACTGTATATTAATAGGATGTAATAATTGAATTTAATACACATTATTTTTCCATATATATAGTCTTTGATGATTCATATTATGAATTCTGAACAATTCAATTCAATGTTTCTGAATAATAGTGGGACAGAGAGAAGTTGAATTATAATAGGTTTGAGTCAACAAAATTATTTAATCTCATAAATTTGATTCAGGATTGTAATCATTTTTTACGGATACTTGAAAACTCAAGATTGGTCATTGGGATTTCACATAGATGATTAAAGATTCTAATcattttgtgtaattgtgtttgtatCTTATTTGAAAAAACCGAAACAACATGATGTTTTAAGGAAAACACTGAAACACTCTGATAACTCTCTAAACGATATACAAATTAGATCATTTGAGTGCATATCACATAAAGGTCGAGAGGAAGAAATTTCAGGTGCAAACATGGCTCGCTAATCCCGGCTTTTATCTCAATCAATCGTAGTTGTTAATTCTGAGTTGCATTCCCTGCATTGCCGGTCGCATTTTCGTGTAACTATCGTTAGTAATTCGTGTGTTTGAGGTTGGGGCAAACACAAGGCTTTGTATGTTTGTTTCCATGTTCGTTTGTGTATTCTGCTTCCattttaagtaaaaaaatgattcttGCTTCTTTAAACAGAAATAGATGATTCAATTGTGTACTATCTATCTAAGTAGTACATTTTTTTATCTTTAAAGGCAAATAAACTTTATATATTAAACTTATAATGTAAGCAAGAATGATATCCATGAAACAAAGAGATATATTGTACAGTACAAGACTAGTACAAGACTATCTGTATACATATTCAAAATTTTCAAATTGACGAAAAAGCGAAGGAACACACTTGAGAAAACAAGACGGGCAATGACCAAGTAACTCGAACCTTACCCATTTTGGTCCCAGTCAAAACTCCCAATTGAGGTGTAAACATTTATGTTCAACAAGTAGTACATTACTGTATAACATTTATGCTTGGCTAAAAGTTGTAAGTAAGAACCATTAATCTATTTCAAATAAAGGAAACTAGTTTACACTTtcatattgttattattgttattactttactattaaaattaaaattgattTCTTTAAAGCAATTAAATACTAAtagtggtggtatatattgaccatatAAGGAGGTTTTACCGGCCCGCTCGATGGGATAAAGGTTCGACCACATGCTCGTATGAATTGTGGTTCGATGTCCCCTGGTTAGCGGCTCGAGTTTCCGCCCAAACGTGTGCgtgagtgacaaatgagagtattcgatgtcaaAATTGCAGtaaaaaaactattattattattattattattattattattattattattattactattattattattattactattattattattattattatattatctatactatcatatatatatatatatatatataatgataatttcataaataaagattattcAAGCTTACaaaaattcaaaaagaaaaagTAAAATTCTAAGcccctcatgatgatgtcattaaaataattaattgtatttaataaaaatattaaaatgttaattgtataatacaaGAAGGGTGGTTAGTCGCGCGTTGCGGAGACCACCCTCTGCTCTTTACAAAAAAAAGTATGTAACTGAATAAAAAGATGTTAGTATTAGTGAGTTTAACATAACCTATTAAACAATAATTCGCACCTATTACAATTATTCTATATATCTAAAAGATGGAGGTGAAATGAGTTAACTTCAcaatttttacaaatttacaacAAATTTTTTAATTATTACAATTCAACCCCACATTTTTTAATACTTAACTCTATagtttttataaacttaccacaacCTTTTTACACTTTATAATTTAACCAtacaacttctcattcattatctttttaattattacaATTCAACCTCACCTTTTTTAATACTTAACTCTATAGTTTTTattaaggttgtaaaagtcgcgagtcggggacgcatcggtcgagatctaaaaaggacgcgtcggccgagtcggggacgcgtcggtgacgcatcggtcattgaccaacgttgactttattaataatttcttgaatatatatttatatatgtataaaatagttgattctgtaccataaacttcttaaataagaacttgaatttaaatacaatcaaacttcaaactcaattaatgttactgagtacataatcagtaaggacatagAGAAAAgggcggcccaaaaaatgaaaactaACCATAATTTTAGAAACATATCACatcttttgaccaactttgaccgtctttgacagactttgaccgaatttTTAGCTTTGACCGCCTTTTGAGTcattttcagaaaaaacgggacggagaacccaaaaaacgaagcattggccgacgcgtcggccaagtcggccgacttttacaacactggtttttataaacttaccacaatCTTTTCACACTTTATAATTTAACCAtacaacttctcattcattataaatcgagcCCATACTTTTTAATATCTactaactattcattattattattattattattattattattattattattattattattattattattatacgttTATCTAAAAAACAAATCGATGAATAGTAACTTAGTCTCATGCTTAAAATATTTGTACCCCATGTCTAAATTGAGGGAACAAATGGTAATTTTTTTGGCTAAAATTGGGATTCATCTTTTGGTTTGGGTTGAGTAACGTTTAACCGACATAACCGTTAAATTCAAAAAAATTTACGAACTAAACGCGATAAATTATATTCGAAACGgagccccgacgcgaagcgagggctcctcacctagttatatatataagaaattgtATGACATATTTAAAAGTTTTTAAAATGTACTAAAAAACTTTGCATGTACGGAGTATTAgactagattttataataataagaagaaaaaaaaatgaagaattgaataaataatataaagtgaaGGTGGGTCAAaatgaaaataaaattaaaattacatgCTTAAAATATTTGTACCCCATGTCTAAATTGAGGGGACAAATGGTAATTTTTTTGGCTAAAATTGGGATTCATCTTTTCGTTCGGGTTGAGTAACGTTTAACCGACATAACCGTTAAATTCAAAAAATTTTACGAACTAAACGCGATAAATTATATTCGAAACGgagccccgacgcgaagcgagggctcctcacctagttatatatataagaaattgtATGACAGATTTAAAAGTTTTTAAAATGTACTAAAAAACTTGCATGTACGGAGTATtagattagattttataataataagaagaaaaaaaatgaagaattgaataaataatataaagtgaaGGTGGGTCAAaatgaaaataaaattaaaaagaaaaaatcaTATGAAAAGTAACAAAAATTTTAACACCCAGGAATTAAACCTAGCCCTACTGTGTATGAGGATGTTGCACAACAACCGTTGCGCTACCATTTCGTATGGTATATTATagtactagcctttaagagcccgtgcgttgcacggcgggcCCTATTAAAAACTAAGTATAAAATGTTAATGAAATAATTACAAAAGAAACACAACATTGTCAATATAAAACTTATGCGTTGACATGTAAACAAACAATGTTTCGAATTCAACAAATGCATTTAATTTGTTCAAAGTATTGATAAAAACACTTACAAATGACAGCCAAATGAAAGGAATGAGGTTGATAAGAGAACTTATTCTATTACCATCTTAAACACTTGATGTTTCAACTGCTTGTATACCTTGTATCACCAATTCCATCTATACGAAATGTGTTCACCCATATCAGAATATGCATCTTTCAAATCCATAATTCGTTGACTTTTGAAAGTCAACATTTCAGCAAAACTAAAAAATTGAGGCTTGTGGATATTTCATAGGAGTAGTAACAATAAGATGGGTAGACCCTAACTCCTCTGATGTAACCTTTATCACATGATCTACCATATATCTTCATATCAAGGACATGATATCGTCACAATTCGTCTTTAAATAAGCACAACCATTTTAAGCCCAATAGCCTGCCGTTTGACTATAGACAATCAAAGCTATACCCAAATACACCCTATTACCACTAAAAATGTTCCCAAATACCCACCAATCGACACCAGACTAATCTAAAACACATTTAACCTCACACATGTTTATATTCATTTTAAACATGACCTGTTGTTTTTCAAAAGTCAATACTCGAGCATAAAACTTAATATGAATATTTTACTTTCTAACCATTTGGATGGAACATATTAAAAGATGGATTAAAGCATTTTTGCTGGATTTTTCTTTATCAAAGTAATGAACCAAATAAATAGAATAAAAAAATGTAAAAAGTTTTAAAATAGCAGATACGAACCGCATATATCCATAAATAGGATTTCGCTTTGGACGAATTTTTAACTTGTACGACTCGTCTACATAGTATTGCAGTTGGGAATAACATAGGTATATCACTAACCAAATCAAACATGAATAAAGCATATGAGTAGTAGCCAAATCTTAACTTCAACTGCTAATAACATACCGTGTAGTATTTCGAAAGGAAAACCACGTGGCTTTAGTGTACAATGAGTCTGCTTTTTATTCTAAGAAACTATGGTTATTCCTCCATCCTTAACAGACATTCGATTACCTGAAAGAAGACATACAAATCAGGTGATCATGTGAATTTTATAAATGGTTATATACTTTCATAAAGGGTTGATATAATCCCTAACCTATAAAATTCCTACAACTTCATTGCTTCTTCTAATGAATTTTTTATTATATCCGTATATGTTTCCATACCTACATTTGTAAGAAAGAAAACCTCTGCATAATATTATCAATCCAATTTCATTATACAATATTGAGTTAATTAGAACAGAATTAATCTTGGAACTATTATTAGTAATACCTTTATAATATCACCGGGAATATGCAAAACGTTAGCAACTTTCCCATTATAACGACTCTTAATCTCTATAGTAGCTTTATGACTTTGCACTTCACAAGGTGGTTGATATTCTTAGAGTTGATCtccctgcaaaaaaaaaaaaaaaaaaaaaaaaaaaaaaaaaaaaaaaggaaagccTACTTATGGGTTTCCTCCTAACGTGTGTAGGTgccaaatgagagcattcgatgtcgatatcaccgttaaaaaaaaaaaaaaatctagttGCGCTACATCGATCAAATGATCTTGGCTTTGATAGCCAATAATGCCACTTATAAGATACTTTTAGCTTGTTTGTCTTTTGTTTTGTTACTGAACATCACCCCTGAAGTCTTTGAACAAACTCTGAAGCTCACCTGACCTAATCTCCCTGTGAGATTCATTGCCCAATTCCATGTGCATAAGATCCCGTTTTCATTTCTTCTCATCTTATAACAGTAGCTTCCTTGTCCACCTCGAGTCTATGAAGTCTTTGAACCTTTCATTTAGTAAAACATATAAGACTCGTGAATTCACGGGTTTGTTTAAGACGAAACATGAAAAAGACTGGGTTTGTTTAAGACGAAACATGAAAAAGACCAAGTAAAAAACGGTTTTAGTAAACTAAAAGAACTTCGTTAGATTTTTTTTAATAAGAATAcatatattttattatcattatcataacaatTTAAGTTAAACAAATTCTAATACATGACTTACATTTTACTTTCCAGACTGTACATTACTTTGAAAGCCAAATACTCTTCATGTACTTTAACATGCAAAGCGGCAGCATCAGGCCATTACAAATATATATgctcataaaaagtataagttaaaACCTCCATTAACTAAATAAAAAGTGCAACTTATGGCCCAACTTGCACCCACCACTTGAAACACCCAAATTTAGCACACGATCCATGTCAGCAAACCATCCAGCATCTTTAAACTTCCACACCCATATACATCAAGCGAATGTGAATGCATTACCAATAAAAAGCTGGATTTGAGAATCCAAATTTACAAAAGACTATAGAGTCATTATAATAACACAACTTTGAATTATTCAAACAATAACCCACTCAAAGTCATTATAAACTGCTTACTAAATGGGACAAAAATTGAGATAGCATTGTctccaaaaaaaaaatttgttcatAACGTTCaggtaataactaaaatgatataaataaataaaaataatacctCCTCAATCAGGTGTCTATATGCAACCTTAAAACTTTTAACATTATGTGGCATCATTTTCACTTTCACATGTGCTAAGTTCATTCCTATAGTTCCTATTTTCCTCGTATTGATCAAGAAACACTACTCCTTATCATAACATCCTTTCTTATACCATTCATATTATAGATGGTATAGAAGTCCAAGTAGTAAAAGAACAAAATTTGAAAGTTAAATTTCACATGGCTGCAATTTGCATCTCTAACTATGCCATatctttcaataataataataataataataataataataataataataataataataataataataataataataataaaacacacaagatatagaaatacaaatatgaaaatatagatatataagtcCAGATTAAGCCCACAAATATAATAAAGTGGTAGTATGGATTTACTTTTAAGCTCTAAAAGTAAATCCATACTAACAAACCTTTCATTAACAAACCTTACAGAAGCTTACAATAACATACTCGAAAGAGAGTCTTGAAATTCAAACATTGCTTAGAACACCTGCAGATACAATAATTTAAAGAAACTATTAGATACAATAACATCACAATAGGCTGCTCAACATTGCATATTTTCCAAAAGAAATAAGTACTAAACTGATATTAGTGCAAAAACTACTGACTTAGCTATTGCGATATAAACAAAAAAATGGAGGTGTAACAACAACATTACTTACCAATCTAAATCTGCAAGTGTAACAAAAACCAAACTCTGTACCATGTAAAGCTTTTTCTTTtagacattttatcaaacacctttcATGCACTTGTACAAATGTACAATCATGATTTGGTTGTTCACTTGCTGTACCTACAACTAATTGGAGGACCTGCACACGAATTATAAATGAAAACAACATAATTAGTTTATATTTAGAATTCAAATGATGCCACAgtttatattaaatattcaaaatataaTAATACCTCAAATATGTTCCAAACCTTTATTTAACAGCCATTAAAGTACAAATCAAAACCGTAAGTAGCAATATAACATGAAATCAGAGTAGAGAAATCAACTAACCTTTCAGCAAATTGACTTACTTGTATTTGGAAGATTTCTTCAGAAAGTAAAAATTAATGCAAATTGACTATTCCAATACTAATTGGATTCTTGAGACTGATAGGAGCATCTTCTACGCACCAACTTGATCGATTTAATTGTTTCATCAACGTGAATCGTTGCTTCATGACTGATAGGATCGGTTTAATTGTTTCATCAACGTGAATCGCAGAAAATGATGCAGCGGAATTTTGTGCGCCGTTTGAAACCCTAAAACGTGTTGCAGACGCTCTTGCTTTTTGTAATTAGCCTAAATAATCACGATTAATTCTTGAATTTACACGTGTCAGTAATTAGCGATAGTGATTAGGAGAGTGCCACGTCAGTAGTATACCTCATGCTTTATGTGATGTAGGGGataatttaaatttatttatataacaCTTAAAACTTCCGATATTTTTAAAAAGAGGGTAACCAAAAAGGCGGTTAGGTGGCAAAGTTATTGGGCATCTGATGGGTGAGTCATCATTTTGTGTTATTATTTTAACCCTCAAGTTGGATGGTATTACAATTTTAGCCAAACAGTGTCAATTGTCATTtctctaattgaatatatatacatatgaaagattatgtacaaccttatgataaaacaccttaTGATCATATATAcaatttttaaaacatttttttaaaatGAAAGAATTTTTATTAGCCACGAAAAATTTACAATGAGAGATGCAACGATAAAGTACAACAACGAAAAGGCCTAAAACCTAAACAAAGACAAGACGAGACTACTGTACGTGAAAAAGCTGTATTTTGCTAGGCTTCCCACGAGCAAGAGATCTTGATTCAGCCGATTACCAATCTGTTGTTGGACGAATGAACGTAAAACCTCAGATTGATTAACCATTGGTGCCATTCCAACTTCGCTTTCTTAACTCGTTTAGAGATCCACTCGAACCTAGCCAATTAAATGTTTGATACGATAGACGACATATTCCATGAATGCTTTTTGAAAACTACATCATTTTTGCCTTTCAAAGGTAGTAGCAAGTTACCCATTTAACATTTTGTCAAATTTGTTTTCCTAAAGAAGATGAACCATGTAATAAAGAGCAGTCATCGACAACATGGTCCAAAGAAAGCGAGTTTATGCCAGGAATGTTCCACCATCTAAGAATGTTGTTCCACATGTCAACCACTTTTGCACAATTTGTGAGACAATGTTCAACAGTTTCAACATCCAATTCACAAATCGAGCATAAAATGGAATTGAGGTCTATTCCACGATTATCGAGCTCAACCCGAACAGGAATTCTTTTTAGAATTAATCTCCAAATGAATATACCCACTTTCTGAGGTAAAGCTTTATTCAGAAGAGTAGCTGTCGAGTAGAATGGATTTAATTTTGCAGCATCGATAATTCGGGGTAGAGTTTTTGTTTTGAAAACTCCATCCGAATCAAGTGTCCACTTCCAAGAATCAACCCTTTCGATGTTTAAATCGGTTAAGGCCCTTCCTCTAACGGGCCTGACCCAATCCCACGTAAATCTGTTGGGCCCAATGACATGTGAAAATCTTGCTGTGACCGAGATGTCTTTGAATTTTTCTGATGCATATAACCTGCTGAATTCATCTTTTAGAATCAAGTTCCCAACCCATCTATCGTGCCATAATTTCGCAGATTGACCATTTTCGATTTCCTTTACAAACGAAGCTGTAAACTGGATTCCGAAAGTGTCTGCTAAGTTCCCAGCTTTGATGATGGATTTCCACGTTGATGCTCCATGCACAGACTTGGTAATAAATTGTGAGTCTAACACCCCCCAGCCCCGCCCCGTATATGCTAGTGATAACCTTGACCCAAAGAGAGTTATGGTCAGTtttaaaccgccaccaccatttactTAACAAAGCTAAGTTTTTTGCGACTAAAGTCCCAATGTTTAACCCTCCCGACTCATATGGTAGTAACACTTTTTCCCATTTTACCCAACAAAGTTTTCTATTTTCCCCCGACCCTCCCCAGAATAAATTATACCTTAGAGATTCGAGAAGCTTTACAACAACTGCTGGAGCGTGGAAGAGGGAGTAGAAGTAAAGAGGCAAGCTACTGAGTATCGATTTAATGAGAGTTAATCTACCTCCGAAGGATATGGATTTGGCTTTCCAATCACAAAGTCTTTTTTTGAATTTTTCTATAACAGGTTGCCAAGCGTTCACATTGTTCATTTTCAAACCAAGGGGTAAACCAAGATACCTGAGAGGGAATTTGCCTGCTGAACATTTCAGCCTTGATGCCATTGTAAGTATTTCACTATCGCTTACCCCGATGCCAAATAAACTGCTCTTTTGAATATTAACCTTAAGGCCCGATAATTTTTCAAAACACTTGAGCAATTTCATGATGTTGGTTGTGTTTCTTTCACTCCATTCTCCAGAAAAAATCTTGTCATCTGCATATTGAAGGTGTGAAACAATAACATTTTCTTTACCTACACTTACACCTTTTATTTCACCCGAATCAGTGGCCTTTTTTACTAACAAATTCAGCCCCTCAGCCGCAATTATGAATAAGAATGGAGAGATTGGATCACCTTGTCTAACACCTTTTTCTGGTATGAATTCTTTACTTGGTGACCCGTTTACAAGAACGAATATAGATGTTAAGGTTAGACAAGATTTAATCCAATGGATCCATTTTTCCCTGAACTCTAAGTTTCTCATTGTGTCTATGATAAAGTTCCACATAAGGCGATCGAATGCCTTTTCGAAATCGACTTTGAAGATTAAACCCCTCATCTTTTCTCTTTCAATAA
The window above is part of the Rutidosis leptorrhynchoides isolate AG116_Rl617_1_P2 chromosome 1, CSIRO_AGI_Rlap_v1, whole genome shotgun sequence genome. Proteins encoded here:
- the LOC139886443 gene encoding serine/threonine-protein kinase D6PKL1-like produces the protein MGSNRTCEIVELNDEPKSSDYSKKNYQDKVNDKGKKPMGSKSIEDDINKLFEGINVRTSFHGLTLSNETPGTTPRRNPMKKPMRMSTSSSSGVGYSEHVSLKQALRGLSISHASEMAALKRLSKPPGSPALSESGKPPIVYRLVKSVESGTSVTEIEDVKDVVYEASTSSMSKTTPKYLQDPKMKSKSTKKVGPAVLLNQILQEPETEIDSSVIELEPVQEKSVVSVSSGSCSNVADVSSNSVIIGSEDKTIKAVNKPVMKLRRKAKLQNGPSSNSAKRAMVKTVIRNKYAVKKKSRPVSPSATVKNDNLVCERCHCALKDAQKEQNPPSCITTNASGTNEPVVYSNTISKSGDKSEFTQSSNSSIGEYSSSTSISEDSNMSRCSIGNRPHMSMDLRWQAIRNVMKRNGFLGLRHFSLLKKLGCGDIGTVYLAELVGTNCLYAIKVMDNEFLERRKKMPRAHAEREILRSLDHPFLPTLYANFVSENLSCLVMEYCPGGDLHVLRQKQPGRYYHEPAARFYVAEVLLALEYLHMLGIIYRDLKPENILVRQDGHIMLTDFDLSLRCSVNPTLLQSPSSGPMDPPRMSGPCAGSNCIDPFCIKPTCQVSCFTPRIHKTRKPKLDPATLHRSLPQLVAEPTEARSNSFVGTHEYLAPEIIKGDGHGSAVDWWTFGIFLYELLYGKTPFKGSENDETLANVVLQNLKFPDTPLVSLQARDLIKGLLVKEPENRLGSQKGAAEIKQHPFFDGLNWALIRCATPPEVPEDYDIGIDKSASMEKAKRYLDYNGSAGEHLEFELF